ACCAAAATAAGGTTGCATAATGAAACAATTTGATATATTGATTGTCGACGATGAGCGCCGTTATGCGGACATGCTGGCCAGAAGGCTTAAATTGCGCGGAATGGTATGCAAGGTCTGTTACGACGGCCGGACGGCCATCGATTGCATCAAACAGGATTTTTACCCGATGGTCATTTTGGATCTCCGCCTTCCCGATTTGTACGGAACTGAGGTGCTGAAACGCATGAAAACATGCCGCCCGGAGATCGAAGTCATCATTTTGACCGGCCACGGCACCGAAATGGACCGGGAACAGTGCATGGCGGTGGGCGCCCATGCATTCATGAACAAACCGCTGGACATCGACCGGCTGTTGGCCATCATGGACCGGCTTGAGGAGCAAGCGCCATGACGGGGGGAGAAAACAGCTTTCTGAACGCCGTTTGGCCCCGTTTTCAGCAGAACGGTGACGACCACCTCAGCCTTTACCGCACGTTTCAGGATTACCGACAGATCTGGGGCATGGGGATTTTTATCCTGATTTCCACGGCCCTGGTTCCGCTGGTTGTCATTACGCTGATCTACTATCAGCTGATCCAGCGTTCCATCGATACCGAATCGCTGCTGCGCACCGAGCGGGTGGCCTCCAACGCCCGCCGGGCCGTGACCTTCTTTCTGGAGGAACGCCTGGCAGCCCTGACGTTCACGGTCAACGAAATGGGCTACGACCGGCTGACCGATCCCGGGCGCTTGCAGGATGTGCTGCAGAATCTGAAGTTGGGCTTCGGCGGGCTGACCGACCTGAGCGTGATCGCCGATAACGGCACCCAGGTCGCCTACGCCGGCCCCTTCAACCTGGAGGGCAAGGATTACAGCGATCAGCCCTGGTTCAAGGACTGCCTCAAAAACGATGCCTGTGTCAGTGAAATTTTTTCCGGGTATCGCGATGTTCCCCATATCGTCGTGGCGGTAAAATCCACCCGGTCCGATGGCCGCGTTTTCGTCGTGCGGGCGACGCTGGAAACCGAAAGGCTCATCCAGACGCTTTCATCCTACAAAACCGGGGAACATGCGGATATCTTTCTCGTCAACCGCCAGGGCTTGTTGCAGACGCCCTCCACCTTCTTCAAAGACGACTCGAACCGCATGACCATCGCCGTGCCGCCATTCGCCGAGCGAACCCGTGCGATGATGAAAACCGATTCCAGCGGCCAGCAGATCGTGGTCGGCTACGCCTACATTGCTACCAAGATCGTGCCGACCTCCTTCATCCTCATGGTGGTCAAGCAAAAGGCCGGCATGATGAAGGTCTGGCTGGATCTGCGCCGCCAGATCAACTGGTTTTTGTTTCTCAGTGCGCTGGTCCTCGTCGTTGTGATCACGCTGACTTCTTCGTTCATGGTCAACAAGATTTTTCAGGCCGACAGCGAAAAGGCCAAAACCATGGCCATGGCCG
This window of the uncultured Desulfosarcina sp. genome carries:
- a CDS encoding response regulator produces the protein MKQFDILIVDDERRYADMLARRLKLRGMVCKVCYDGRTAIDCIKQDFYPMVILDLRLPDLYGTEVLKRMKTCRPEIEVIILTGHGTEMDREQCMAVGAHAFMNKPLDIDRLLAIMDRLEEQAP
- a CDS encoding ATP-binding protein, which produces MTGGENSFLNAVWPRFQQNGDDHLSLYRTFQDYRQIWGMGIFILISTALVPLVVITLIYYQLIQRSIDTESLLRTERVASNARRAVTFFLEERLAALTFTVNEMGYDRLTDPGRLQDVLQNLKLGFGGLTDLSVIADNGTQVAYAGPFNLEGKDYSDQPWFKDCLKNDACVSEIFSGYRDVPHIVVAVKSTRSDGRVFVVRATLETERLIQTLSSYKTGEHADIFLVNRQGLLQTPSTFFKDDSNRMTIAVPPFAERTRAMMKTDSSGQQIVVGYAYIATKIVPTSFILMVVKQKAGMMKVWLDLRRQINWFLFLSALVLVVVITLTSSFMVNKIFQADSEKAKTMAMAEQNCQLASIGQLAAGVAHEINNPLALINETAGYVKDLFTLKKEYKDDPELLENIDSIIEAVERCGTITRQLLGFARRFDVQNQTINLKDMVSDVINFHKKEAEYRNIAIHVDIPDTLPLIETDRGKLQQIILNLVNNAFQAIDNGCFLDIQARSDGDDRVQLSIRDNGCGISEANLKKIFEPFFTTKKEGQGTGLGLSITYGLVQKLHGNITVESHTGQGTTFVVTLPINAKKETHA